The following coding sequences lie in one Arabidopsis thaliana chromosome 3, partial sequence genomic window:
- a CDS encoding hypothetical protein (DUF626) (Protein of unknown function (DUF626); FUNCTIONS IN: molecular_function unknown; INVOLVED IN: biological_process unknown; LOCATED IN: cellular_component unknown; EXPRESSED IN: 24 plant structures; EXPRESSED DURING: 14 growth stages; CONTAINS InterPro DOMAIN/s: Protein of unknown function DUF626, Arabidopsis thaliana (InterPro:IPR006462); BEST Arabidopsis thaliana protein match is: Protein of unknown function (DUF626) (TAIR:AT1G28500.1); Has 219 Blast hits to 218 proteins in 2 species: Archae - 0; Bacteria - 0; Metazoa - 0; Fungi - 0; Plants - 219; Viruses - 0; Other Eukaryotes - 0 (source: NCBI BLink).) — MTSLSVNDRKDFVDGQMKYWRQIAESDGFDIDDVPVPRGTRAGLWSVDCKHPRFRLRACLPKIYAMVGLHRYNLLRGTNFEHLELLKYNESMNCVCSYYITSVAVDLSSQLQKTFQIRVDEKSFGDLDLTVSVARPNDEEKVTTEKRFIHHFHCEAAADDFYKGALPDWPSVGDLNNQKRFYMVKKCELQSNDWIRLYLELAVGVRYQQTSESDLSKLQVLKVAIETKEEDVQPPNRRLKSKSLHVYITFKGLAKAPIGDEIGEHVERKAIVRRVIDERSGHLTLLGGFSNAKNDLNQSSDDEQPFGKRRRI; from the exons ATGACGTCTCTGTCGGTAAATGATCGGAAGGATTTTGTAGATGGGCAGATGAAGTACTGGCGTCAAATAGCCGAATCCGAT GGTTTCGATATCGATGATGTTCCAGTACCAAGAGGAACCAGAGCTGGACTGTGGTCTGTCGACTGTAAACACCCACGTTTTAGGCTTAGGGCTTGTTTACCCAAGATTTATGCTATGGTTGGTCTTCACCGTTACAATTTGCTCAGG GGGACAAACTTCGAGCACCTTGAGTTACTAAAATACAACGAGTCAATGAACTGTGTGTGCTCTTACTATATAACTTCGGTTGCAGTAGATCTTTCTAGCCAGTTGCAGAAAACTTTTCAGATTCGAGTTGatgaaaaaagttttggaGATTTGGATTTGACGGTCTCTGTTGCTAGACCtaatgatgaagagaaag TGACCACCGAGAAGCGTTTCATACATCACTTTCATTGTGAAGCAGCTGCGGATGATTTCTACAAAGGTGCATTGCCTGATTGGCCGTCAGTTGGTGATCTGAATAATCAAAAACGATTTTACATG GTGAAGAAATGCGAGTTGCAATCCAATGATTGGATCCGTCTATATTTGGAACTTGCAGTTGGTGTACGTTATCAGCAGACTTCAGAG AGTGATCTGTCCAAGTTGCAGGTTCTGAAAGTGGCAATAGAAactaaggaagaagatgtgCAGCCACCGAATAGGAGACTCAAGTCCAAAAGTCTACATGTCTACATAACGTTTAAGGGCTTGGCCAAGGCTCCTATTGGTGATGAGATTGGTGAGCATGTTGAACGCAAAGCTATAGTTCGAAGAGTCATTGATGAGCGTTCAGGACACTTGACGCTTCTCGGTGGGTTTTCCAATGCgaaaaatgatttgaatcAGTCCTCTGACGATGAGCAGCCTTTTGGAAAGCGACGTCGCATATAG